TTGTTACCCAAGTACAGCTGCTTCTTGGGCGCATACCTGTCATAACTTCTGGTCTTTATTCTTCCGTAGGTACCATTCAGTAAGCCCAGCCTGTTCTCATCCTCACTCACCTTGTGAATTAAGTTGACTTCATCAAGAATCatggaaagaagaaagaaaaagagcttAGCAACCATATACTAACAAAAAAGTCCCATCACAGAAAACATAATCTATGATTTCAAAGATCTTGTTGTTTATTCGAGCATCAAATGCAAAAAGTCTGTCAAATGAATTACAatataaaacatagtttttatCTCACGTTATTGGTCTTTCTTTAGTTAATTAGTAACATGCAGAAACATGGAATTGAGGGGCCTCCAAACTTTTTGTCAGTTTTGGTcatttaaggggaaaaaaaaaaaaaaactcggaaTGATCTTCCATAGTCTGCACTCCTTTCCTAAACAGAAATATGCACTGACCTAGATGCATGAAGCCCAAAGAGCATGGTGAAATTCCAACGAGTAATGTGATAAAAACACGTGGACTAAGTAATTAACAGATACTATTAGTAGAATTACATTGTTAATTAGGATTAATAGGGTTTGTTCGGAAAAAACAATCCACTAGTTCCTCGCGTTCTTTTCTTGCGATATATACTAAGAAATCGTATTCATAACAAGTAACAGCGCAAAGATGTAGAGGAACTAAACATTTCTCACCAGATGATGTAGAATGGTCAACATCAAAGCAATCTGCCATTCTTGGACTTCCCATGTCGACAGCTTCTTCTCCAACCTCATTGCACTGATTCCATGCCTCAATTGCCACCCTAAGGCCATCCCTTCGCATCCCTGGATCACCAACAGCCGATATAAAATCATCATTGCAAGCCATAACTACAGAAGTGAAACAAGCAAGAAAAAGGAGCTGAAAAAATCTCCATGTGTCCATTGTCATCTCTGTAAACTTGTGCAAAAGAAAGTGCTCCTTGATTATACGAGGGCAATACAATTTGTATATGCAAGTACTTTTTAGCCTTTCTGTTCTATTTGAATTTCTAGCTGAAGAGAAAATCAGGTAATGCATCACGTATCTAGAACgataatgataatataaatctAGTTAGGGATGATAGTAAGTTGAGTTGTTGTATAACTTCACCAGGCGCAAGCTAAGCTTCCTAGATCAAGCAGTATCCTATGGCAGTGGAACATCGTTGGTTTGTGGACAAGGCAACTGGGTTGGCTAAGACAAACGTAAATGCCAAACTTATCCATTTTTAAATGGTAGCTCATGTCAATAGTAGTTATTGTGTTGTGTTTCTCTTTCTCAGATCAATCCCGCTAGTCTCCAATTAGATTGGGTTTGAAGCTTAGTTGAACCTTTTACTCTTCTCCAGAGCCATTCGAAACCATCATGAATGCATCAATGATCCCATATATATGCACGCCGAGTACATGGGaccaaggagaaaaaaaaattcaaggatttCATCTGCCAATCAATATCAGAAAAGTTCCCCTCTCAATCTGTAAATTGCCTGGCAACACATCCTATAATGTTTGCTGTTTTGCTGTTGAggatgtatgtatatatatatatgggaacttttctgatatatatatatatatatatatttctgatatatatatatatatatatatatatatatatatatatatatatatatatgttttcccTTTTAAACAAGCTATCAAATAAAGGCATTCTGAAAACTTATCCCTTCTTGcactaaaaattaaagaagttcAGCACAtaatattgcaaataaatgCATCTTCTGCCTTCATATTCCAAATTCTATTATATTGTTCGTATAACAGTGTTGTTTCCGATTCCATAACAGGAAATCAACAGAACATTTTCGTCACTCCATTCAACATAATGTTTCATATATCTGTTTTTACATAAAGTATTGCAAGTCTTGAAGAAAATTTCTGAACTATATAGTTATAGCTCATTTATTTCTAACAACTTTCAAAGCACCTCTTATATAACAGATCGATTTTACATATTCATAGGACAGAATTCGGCCAAATTTTAGGCTTGACCATCTTGTATTCTCAATGTATCAAGATAAGATTTTCCTACAAGCTCACGAGAAAACAGGCCCTTGAAGTAATCTTGAACTGTAACTTCTTTAAACAACGCTGGTGTTTGTTCGGTTACCAAGCTAGGAGCTGGGCATACTTTGCCATCAAACCTCGGGGAATGGAATGAAGCAATTGAAAGTCTTTCCTTCTTAGAGTTTACTGTTGCACGATGCTCGATGCTACGATATGCACCATTGGTTACAATCTGCCACATAAATGTACAAAAGCTGAATTAAATAGCCCATTCATCTTTCTTTCATTGTCAAGCTAAGTTAATGTACAAAATTACTGTTTAAAATTTGAAGGTTCCTAATGTCAACGCCAGTAAATTCTTAATTACCACTTGTAAGTTAAGCTACATTAACTTCTCCTAATTACAAGAGCAAGGGACCACTGACTGAATGTTTATTACTTGGAATTCGCAGTTAGGTTCTTTTCTTAATTGTAAAACATCTGTTACCTCCAAAATGTCTCCAACATTGACAACAAAAGCATTTGGGAGTGCCTTTATGGGAACCCACTTCCCATCCTTCCTTATCTGCAGACCTTCCACTTCATTAACTTGTAGGAGAATTGTGAGACCGGTGGCATCAGAATGAGGTGTAAGGCCTATAACTTGCTCTGGTTGAGGACACTGCGGATAATAGTTCATCCTCATTGATTGTCTTATGCCCTCTGTGAAGTCTCTCAGTTCTTCAGCTTTAATGTTTAAAGCTTTTCCCATCTGTTCAAGAATAGCAGTCGCTAGATTTTTCACTTCCAAGGAGTAGCTCTCCAAGGTGTCTCTGCATAGAACGAAGGTTACCTCAGAAACATGCTGAATTAACTGAAATGCTACTGCAACCACTTAcaaaaattacaagaataaaCTATGAACAAGAGATGTGACCTGAAAGGAAGAGGGAGTTTTGGGAATAGGTGAGGCTTTCTTAAATTAGCTGGCTGGGTGACCATGTAGAACAGATCGCCCCAATCAAGCTTTTGCTCCTCAGATACAACAAAAGCTTGTCCGAAACCCTCTATTTCTCCTGGATACTGCCAgaactttttcttttcctccattGGGAGGTTGAAGAAATCCTGAAGTTGTGTCTTCATTTTGTCTAACAACGAAGAGCTTACACAATGGTTTACCAACTGAATAAAGAAAATGCAATTGTATAGCAGTTTATGTTAGTTAGAAAACCTTTGTTGAACTACGTAACTGGATAGCTCTAATTTTTCTAGCATTCATGCCACTTTTGAGAAAAACTAAATCAGAGACAGAAACTAATTAAAAGCATAAATCACATCCGATTAAATGCATCATCATCACAAACTTATTGTCATTTATCAATTTATCTCTCATATATCAGTTAAACTCCATCCTATTTTGTCAGCTCTGATAAGACAGATCTCTTCATGACGATCAAGAACTAACTGATCAAACTAAGTAGAAAAAATggaaaggataaaaattaatgcTAGATAGAAAACATTAGTCAAACCAGGTAGCCTTGACGATCCAAAGGTTCATGGCTAAGCAAAAATAAGGAAAATCTTGGAATTTAGCCTTCTTTTATAACGAATTATAGGGGAACAATCTGCTAAGGTATTCATCTCGCAAAATGCcaaataaagaaaactaaacaaTATATGATCTATGTTGTTCACATACACATGAACATGTCACAGCCTGCATACCAAGCCAAAATCACAAAGTGTTTTCTGTTTAAGTACTAATTAAGTCAGTATTTCTAAAAGCCATTAACTATACAACTTGAGTTTCTTAATAATCTCCATGAGGACTCAAAATTTTAGCAATTCATacaaatttctaaaacttaattacattcaacaaaataaaacttgcttgttattcttcttctttatcataTCCTTTCGGGTATAGTGGGATGAAGGTCCTAAAAATATAAGGCCGCAGCCCATAATGATAAGAGGGTGATCTCGTGGGGTACCCAATTAGGATCCCGATGAAGTTCAATTCTAGGCTTAGCCGAATTGTTCTTTTTCCATTGCTCTTTTTCAGTGAACCCGCCCCCTGTTTCTGACTATCTTGCTATGTCATGTCTCTCTGGCTATAACCATAAAACAGAGAGTGAAATTGTTCAAAAGAATTCACAACGGAATATGTAAGTTGATAAGAATCCCGGTTTCAATTATAGCTTCACGTGTCCAAATATTTTTCCTGTTCTTGCTTCTTTCTCTAATAACTCGAAAGAAAGTTTGTCCATTCATAAAAACTACGACAATTTTCACGACTTGGGTTAAATTTCGATAAgggaaaaaaacccaagaaatgAAAGTAGGTATACAAGATGTACCTGGAAGAAACCCCATGTTTTGCAAGCGAAATGGAGGCGGCTCAATTCAGAATCCATCGTTTCTTGATCAAGTAATCTCTGCATATCAATAACTGGAACCTCAGATACCGGATCATGACAAGCAATGATGGGATGTTCTTGGTCATAACGGATGTATCTTGGTGGAACAGCGACCAAAGGATCCTTGGCCAATTCTTGAACACAGGGCACAAGCAGGGAGCTTCCAAGACTTGATGGTTTGGATGCCATGTTTTTGCGCAATAACTTAGTTAGCTTTTTTACTGAACACCCcttgtttttgctttaaaacATCTCAAGTCAAGGGTTAAAAGCCCCAATCCCAAGTCTAATAATAGCTTGCCACTTTGTCAACTTCGGTTAAACTTGGATCCTTGTTTTATCCGTGAGAACCATCAACCCCAAACTGCCTCCTCCAATTCTACAAATTGTGGGtccttgttttcttctttatctCATTGGAGTCAGATTAGGAGGCTTGACTTTGTTTATATCCGATTAGATTGTGCTGGACTAACCTAACTGCTTGTTTCTAGAATTTTAGCCCACTTTGCACGTGGTTGTAATAATGCGGTTAAAATActgttgtttaaaatttaaaaatatttatttaaaattaattgttttaatattttttatattattgtactGTTTGCTAGCATTCAGATACCTGTTTCATTGTGagtaaataatacatttttaaaaatataaaaaaatattaaaaatatagagaatATTATAAGAGTCTTAGGTCTGATAGCCAAGTCAGATCCACTTTTGAGTCTTGAAACTTTAGCAGAATCGTGTCTGGTTTTGGTAACTATGTTAGTCCCCTGCCTAGATTTGACACTAaatatgtgtttgttttagagGTTGAGGTTGAGGTTGAGTTTGAGTGTGAGACCCactaaaaacactataaaaaacaagaaaaaatagcttttgtggttgagtTTTGTGCATAATTGGGTTGTAACCAACCACAACCTcaacctcaaccacaaaagctaaaacaaacacactctaaacaTGGTGGTCAGCCCACCTTCTAGTTTGGCACCAAACAGTATTGCCAGACCCAAGTAACTTGGGTTTGATGTGTTTTACAGTCCCAAGCATACAATATACAAACAAAGTATAATTGTGCGCTTTAGTTgttagaagagagaaaagaaagaaaaaacacaaatgacCATTTATTCAAACATAACATCTCTACATGCATCgtattatgtgaaaaaaaacatgtctatGCATCTATCTAAACAACGACTGACTAGATTTAATCATCAAGAGGCATCTCATGCGACTCTTTAATGGCGTGGACGCCACCCACTTGTTAAAGTATATGAAATACGCTCCAGCAgctttttaaacaataaaaaaaaataacatagaaatattaaaacatcCCCAATAGTCTTCTTAACTACATACCATATCTAAGCAAATTTTACAGTTACAATTCACAATAATTTATATCTGTAGCTATATCGAAAACCTAACACCATTTAGCATtcttacaaattttaaaaattaaaaatatattattttaatataaacaataaCACTGTGCTCAGCCATGTCGTCCCTTACAAATCAGTGGGAAAACTACGAATAAATCTGCGCCCCCAGATTGTACAACTGGTTTCAAAAAGATAAACCACACCAAACTAGAATTATACGTACGTTTTTCCGGTGGGTAATTAATAGTAGCACAACTTTTAGGGATAAAACTTGACGACAATTACATATCACGACACCAATTTTTTTCGTTGGATGGTTAATAATATTCTTGAATTAGACTGCACATCTtcctaaattaaattatttttctggaCAATATCAAGAACACACCCATTGCATTATTTTAGTACATtcagaaaaaaatgtatttaaatatgagttaattatatttgtaatgcgagatttttttatttttttatttaagtgtgcggacttttatttttgtttttaaaaaatttatgttaaatttatatGGACCATGACGAGGTaagcaaatgaaaaataaattaaaaacagaaagaaatggaaaaaaatataggtttccATCGATCGaagccttttatatatataggagaGTTAACCTCCCTATCCTCTGAGGAGGAGTTCGGGTTCTTTTGTGTTAGGCTTGATTTTGGAgttcttaaaataattaagggACAATTGGTGTGAAAgcgcaagaaaaaaaatattaattgatcaattataatccttttattaattaaaggTATTATAACTAATAGGGAGTGTATtattaattacataataatgtagagaataaaaaaaataaaatcctataATAATGTATGCTCTATTTTGTTAGAAGATTAAAACCTGCATTAACAAAGAGAGAATCAGGAAGATAAATGAGGAGATTTGGTTTAagatcaaaatcttttttttttttttttttttatcaatttaagcTATGTGTTCTCTATCCTtactttttaattgagttttcgTATGCACATTAAGGTTATTGAGACATATTTAGGAACTAGAGCTtttatgatatttgattttttaaaatcatttttaaagagTAAATGTTATACTAATGGAGTCTTAGATTGACAGGAAGCCATTGAACAcgattttatatgtttttggtaGATTATTTAAGTTTGGCGAACCAGTTGATTGGTTCCTAGATAACTGGTAGCCATGtttgaaactaaaatatttcGAGGAGAATACTAGAGTTGTTCAAACCCGATCTCTACCTTTCAAAATAAAGAGGACACCTTACTAAAAACCCAGCGCACAACTTACTAAAAACCTAAATGAATCGAATGGTGGATGGTGAAGTTATGGATCTGGTAATCTGTTTCTCTCATTGATCTCTCTCAAACCTTTTCTCTCCTAACAATTACCATTTCACTTCTCATGCTAACATGTGTGCATACATGTCATAACATCTTTTTGAAGTAAACAACTGTCTGAATTGAATCGAGCATTTTTCAAGTattgattatatttttcattacctttatggataaaaataaataaataaaggaaattgTAACTACAAAGTAGCCCACAAAGCGGTGCACTTCTGCAGacattcataatataaattatgacaaaaaaaaatcaccattttCTAGTTAACTATTCACATGATCAAAGACATAGAACCATCCAAATTTGGCTTAAAAAATAGGCCAAATTGCAAAAAGTAAATCACAACTTGACCTTTCATATGCCTATTACGTTACTAGTTGTAACATCTCTGTAAAGATGCAATCGATAAAAAGTTGCACTATATGAACCCATACTTGAAGAACTCAGCATTATATATACCAAATAGACAGTGCATTCATGTTATTAAGAAACTAATGTCTCTAAATTGGACTAAAACTCCCTAAATTTTGACACTTTAATTTATTGCATTGCATTGGTGGTTGGGTGTGATTTTCATTTATCAACTCCAAGtacaagtaattttttattagaaaacatgtTAGAAAACACATACTAAAAATCTAAGAAGAAAAAGGCATTCCTTGGTAGGGAGAGAGAGGACAGACTAAGAGAGAATAGTAGAAAGACAAAGAGAACATTGCCATTAAAGAAGAACAGAGAGAGTGTCATCCAcctaaaacaagaaagaaagcacCGACACTAAATTGgcgtagagagagagagagagagagagagagagaatggtgGAAATGGTGGAAATAAAGGAGAAAGCTAAGGATTGCCTCGATATATCTGGATTAAATTCACTAATGGAAATCTTATCGGTATATTTGTCGGTATATATCCATGTCATCATATTAACTAACAGTTTTActgatgaaatattttaaaaaccattggTAAACTGTTGATTAATCTGTCagtgatttaaaattttcagaaaTCTTATTGGAAAACTCCAGAATTCactgatgattttttatttatttatattttcattggtaaattacactaattttttttttccaaactctTTGTAATTCtctgatattttatatttcatcggTGAATCTATTTCCCtgaataacaataatttattcTCATTGCATCTATTGTCATattctaataataattactattatcatcAACTTAATGCATATTTCTAGAACTAAATATTGAGCCAACAATCATTTGTAACATGGTTTCTTTGTGCAAACCAACACAagtatttttcaacaaaacattttttttaggaGATGCATAATcacaatatcttatttttttgtttttacacttCACatataaacatctaattttgcATCCACTAATATTCTTTGGATTTAAAagtgtaaaattaataaaacccttaaCCCCTCTATAATAATCTTCCCTGTACATCCCCTGAGGTGAATCTAGATATATTCATGAATGATTATCAATTACTTAGAAAATCTATATAGATTAATGATGATGACATTTATTGATAatgtaataataaattcaaaacataactttggtaattaaaacataattcacaatcaaataattaattattattttttgtacaaaaaaatgtaatgatgcataaaaatatcaactcaataaattcaattaattgcAAGTAATCAATAACCCAACTAGTTATATATCATTTGTTcaattcaaacttattcaatctaaattaatatagtttaattattatcaattccataaaaaaatcaatttctccaaaaattttcaacttaacaataaaattgacaaaatatgatTGTTACTAATTAAATaactcataatttgttttagtataACACACATAAGTTATAAAATCACAatcaattatatcaaattacaaacaaattcaaatttgcccaaatcacaaacaaaccctaaaatagaaatcaaactcTAATTGTCTATGAAAAAGTTGTAAAACACTAAAATACACAAGCAAACTACACTAAAAGtgctaaaaaacaataatacattaacttaaaatatcaataagtaGGTTTTCTTACTTGGTGTAGAGAATATTTAGAGAAAattgtattaagacaatgatGTTGACATTACAAAATGTTGAGTGGTTGAAATTTGTAATGATGAGACTTAGTTTTGTGCCAAAGTAGAAGAGAGatgttgttgttttgatttgcagAGAAAGAATAAGAAGAGGAGAATGAGGATGTTGCTGATTATAACACTTTTAGATTCACAGACAGACTTGcccaaaaaatataatgatgaaATATATTGTTGGTTATTgatgacatgtcattttgaAGATGTATTCACCTAtagaaaatctttttatttattttttaattatttagtctATTGGtatttaccgacaaaaataattatatcgtGATTATGATCGGGAATTTCCGTCGCTATAATCATTAGAAGTAccgatgaaaaatattttgttagtaATTTCAATGGtactatataattttttggtgGTGATAGTTATAGTTTACCAAGCTTCACACATTTGCTGAAACTTGGGAAAATTAAAGAGCTCTGAAAATTGTTTAcagtttataattaaattctattGCTTATGTGATTTATGGGTAGAagttaattgtaattttttagttaacaaataattaagattaatataaaataaggcaaaatttttttttaagaaaatctaaaagttctttttttttttttacaacttctTTTTATCGTGatctttttcctcttcttctagaTTATACAGACTTATGTTCATAAAAATAGATTATCAACATGGTATGCACTAAGCTATAAAAGACTTTTATTAGACTTGGtcaattatgttcttttttggATTCGCCTGTATAAACGGCAGCAACTAAATGCAATAATGCttgtaaaaaattcaatgagAAACATTATAGGTGTAGAAACACCGAAGATGCTAAAGAGACACTAATGGATAATCTGCTAATATTTCTgcaaaaaaaacactaaatcgAAGCagtaaaactatatattgtgATAATCTCCATCCTTGTATTATAAAGGTTCAGAAACAATGCGCTATGTGTTGCCTTTAGGAGACCTGATTCGACTATCTTAGCTGACACTGGAGGCAGGAGGCTCCCTTGATTAGACGTTCAACTTCAAACGCTTGGCCCACAATGCCTCAAGGGCAACATCCACAGCATCTTGAAACCCTAGATCTGTCGCATTAGGGTGTGCATAAGTGAGTCTCGGAATCAAATTTATCACTGCACTTCTCATTCTCTCCACCTTCTCTCTCTCAATCTTGAAAAGCTCCTCCTCAATGCTAACCACCCTTTCGCTTCCATTTTCCGTCTTCAAAGCATTTTCATCTATGTAAACTGAGTACTCTCTGGCGTCCCCAGCTGGAAAAAACCACTCATACTGAGTATACACAGTGTGAGGTGAGAAAAACACAGGTATGCAACCTGCCAACACTGAGTCAAAAGTTGACCTCCGAGTGAACGAGTCACCGGGAGCTTGCAAGCAAAACTGGGACTGAGACATCACCTTAAGTACCTCAATTGGGCTATGGCATTTACTGGGTCCTTTCCCACATTTTAGAAGCTTGCATCGACCTGACTCGCTGCATTGCCTTATTAACTCGTCCCTTACAGCAGCTTTCTCAACTCCTCTACGTGGCCCCCCTATAAAGGAGAAGAGGTGGGGCCTACTTGACTGTCTCATCTTGCTCTGCCACGTCATCATCTGGTGTGACGTGTACGGGTGGAAATAGGAAGGGTAAGGGATGCCGTGTTGGTTGTGGACTAGATCCCAAGGGTTTCGCTCTACAGTAAGCACCGACATGTTTTGCACGTGTGGCAGATTTAGGAGAGAGTTTCCAAAGTCGTTACTTCTTCTCAAGAAATCCCATGCGGTCCTTCCTAGGACTAAGAAATGGTCCTTACCGTGATGCCTCTCCCACCACGGTTTTGATCGGAGATAATCTGCTAATCGGACGGCTAGTTCATCGCGTGCCGTGAGATTGGCATCGTGGAACTTGCTTGAGGCATCGAGTCCACCATAGAATGGCACGTAGAATAGCTTGGCATTTATAGGATCCAAAACACGACATGGATGGTTCTCCATACGAGCGTGAAAAATCATCTCCGCAATGAACTGGTGGGTGGCAAACCATGTGGTGGCGAC
This genomic interval from Populus alba chromosome 1, ASM523922v2, whole genome shotgun sequence contains the following:
- the LOC118027492 gene encoding protein SRG1-like, producing MASKPSSLGSSLLVPCVQELAKDPLVAVPPRYIRYDQEHPIIACHDPVSEVPVIDMQRLLDQETMDSELSRLHFACKTWGFFQLVNHCVSSSLLDKMKTQLQDFFNLPMEEKKKFWQYPGEIEGFGQAFVVSEEQKLDWGDLFYMVTQPANLRKPHLFPKLPLPFRDTLESYSLEVKNLATAILEQMGKALNIKAEELRDFTEGIRQSMRMNYYPQCPQPEQVIGLTPHSDATGLTILLQVNEVEGLQIRKDGKWVPIKALPNAFVVNVGDILEIVTNGAYRSIEHRATVNSKKERLSIASFHSPRFDGKVCPAPSLVTEQTPALFKEVTVQDYFKGLFSRELVGKSYLDTLRIQDGQA
- the LOC118027493 gene encoding probable xyloglucan galactosyltransferase GT17, which translates into the protein MVVKKKSISSASPWSTEKGKYSKTNEIHYSFLKPQLRHALLLCFLLSVWFVILRCFLLSSSTSEKNIEKINVDEKAKTTSKSSAISKCEGGMSVYLYDMPAEFNKGLLKDCSHLNAYTDMCPHVANRGLGQPLSSMVESAVATTWFATHQFIAEMIFHARMENHPCRVLDPINAKLFYVPFYGGLDASSKFHDANLTARDELAVRLADYLRSKPWWERHHGKDHFLVLGRTAWDFLRRSNDFGNSLLNLPHVQNMSVLTVERNPWDLVHNQHGIPYPSYFHPYTSHQMMTWQSKMRQSSRPHLFSFIGGPRRGVEKAAVRDELIRQCSESGRCKLLKCGKGPSKCHSPIEVLKVMSQSQFCLQAPGDSFTRRSTFDSVLAGCIPVFFSPHTVYTQYEWFFPAGDAREYSVYIDENALKTENGSERVVSIEEELFKIEREKVERMRSAVINLIPRLTYAHPNATDLGFQDAVDVALEALWAKRLKLNV